From the genome of Clavelina lepadiformis chromosome 2, kaClaLepa1.1, whole genome shotgun sequence:
aaaagtttagcagaaaaagtgaaattgctcactaaagtaaacgaagaaaaaaatgaagacgCTTCCTTGAGAGTTCGGCAGTTAGCTGCGTTGGTGGGGATATCAAAATACGGTATACAGATAAACAGTATTTGTTGAATCGTTTGGTATCAAAATATTGTACAATACAACTAACCTGAAGGTATAACTCTTGTGCTTTTTAagcgatcagtgccaattactgcagtatagcgcagctgcaattcatttattacgcaacactgcagcattttaaatgcgttgtctgcctttacgcatgaccatgaaacgaacaattgattttccgcttaattcggacaaagccgtttctccgcttaattcggccaaaagtgagcggaaccaaagtgtccgaattaagcggagtcgactgtatgtTAAACTAGAATATTTCAGATTTTCAACACTTTCCAGTTTGCAACAAAGAgttatatagatatatattcATTTTGCAGGGGCAAAATCATAGTGGGGGTCATAATGCTCCGGGTGATGGCAAGAGGGGTGACAAAGgaaaagagaagaaaaaatATGAACGTCCTCTTCCAACAAGAGTGGGAAAAAGAAGGAAGAAAACCAAGGGTCCAGATGCCGCTAATAAATTACCAAGTGGTATATAACTGAACTGTGATAAATAACAAAGTTGTTTTGCGTTGGCCTCAGTAGTGAGCATGTTACAGATGTGTGGTAAACGTAAAACAACTTGCTTAATTGATATACAGTTATTTGATAATGATATTAATTTCATACTGTATAAATGTAGTAACggatgtaaatatttttagttatgGTTTGTTAATATTATATTGTTAGTTACACCCCACACAAGATGTCGGCTACGGTTGCTTAAACAAGAAAGAATTAAAGATTATCTTTTGATGGAAGAAGAATTTATTCGTAATCAGGAAAGATTGAAGCCtcaagaagaaaaacaagagGTTTTTCTTGATTACTATTCATAGTGTTCTGAATTTATGTTTCATATTACTAAGATACTAGTatctaaattttaaagtattacaattttcaaatatttagaTATTGTATACCTGCTTTTGGTGTAGATGTGATGATATTGTGTACTTACATTGGGTGATTAGAATTAAGCATATCTAACAGTGCTTTGTTACTTCCTTGTTACCAGTAgcattcaaatttcaaagcaaaatattttccatttaaaaatattacactCATAAATGACATTGTAAacttttgtagaaaaaagtgttgctaaatattaaatattacaGGAAGAACGAACCAAAGTTGATGATTTAAGAGGTTCCCCTATGTCTGTTGGAACACTTGAAGAAGTGATTGATGAAAACCATGCAATTGTATCAACATCGGTTGGTTCAGAACACTATGTCAGTATACTGTCATTTGTTGACAAAGACTTGCTGGAACCTGGCTGCACTGTTCTAATGAACCATAAGGTACATCCATTCCCTACAGTTCGTGCTTTAATAATGAAAACATTATGAAGGAAGTTGTTAATCTGTTTTGTTGCttgctgaaaacaaaattcGCTTCCATTACAGGTTCATGCTGTAGTGGGTTTCCTGGGAGATGATGTCGATCCATTGGTGACAGTAATGAAGCTTGAAAAAGCTCCACAAGAATCATATGCAGACATTGGTGGTCTAGATACACAAATCACTGAAATAAAGGTGGGGCATCTTTTTCAGGGTTGGCTCTGAAAACTATTGTGTATTGTTATAATCtttacttttacaaaataGGAATCTGTTGAGTTACCACTAACCCATCCAGAATATTACGAAGAGATGGGTATTAAACCTCCAAAGGGTGTTATTCTTTATGGACCTCCAGGAACAGGTTCTAATGCTTTCATTTGTGACCAAGACCTTGTGTAGGACTTTGCATTGATATGTATTGTAGATAAATTCTCTTTTTTGGCGATTTGTGAAGGTAAAAcactccttgcaaaagcagtGGCAAATCAAACTTCTGCAACGTTTCTCCGTGTCGTTGGATCAGAATTGATCCAGAAATACCTGGGAGATGGACCAAAGCTCGTTCGTGAATTGTTCCGAGTTGCTGAAGAACATGCCCCATCCATTGTTTttatagatgaaatagatgcAATTGGAACAAAAAGGTATGGGAAACAACTATTATTATGTTCCTGCTGAAAGGTGTTTGGATGTGAATGactttgaagtttttgtaGTTGTACACTGAAAAAAAATGTCTTTGCTTCAGATATGAGTCAAATTCTGGTGGTGAACGAGAAATTCAGAGGACAATGCTGGAGCTTCTGAATCAGCTTGATGGCTTTGACTCAAGAGGAGATGTCAAAGTTATTATGGCAACCAATCGCATCGATTCATTAGACCCGGCATTAATCCGTGCTGGTGAGTATTTGCGTTTGCTTCTCTATAAATAATAACTGAGCACTTATGCATGTGAtcgcttaattttttgttgattgtaGGTCGCATTGACAGAAAGATAGAGTTTCCGATGCCTGACGAGAAAACTAAACGCCGAATATTCAACATTCACACTACCAGGATGACCCTGGCAAATGATGTGACTGTGGATGAGTATGTGCAGGCAAAGGACGATTTATCAGGAGCTGATATTAAGGTTTGTACTGTAAACGGAGTTACTTTTGTAGTCTAATCTATTGAACTTCGTGCTTGAACTTTATTATTCTTGTTCTTAGGCAATTTGCACAGAAGCTGGACTACTAGCTTTACGCGAACGCAGAATGAAGGTTACCAGTGAGGACTTCAGAAAGTCAAAGGAAAACGTTCTCTATCGTAAAAATGAAGGGGCACCACAAGGACTTTATCTTTAACCTGTTTGTCGGATTGAGATGTTGGGATATACCTACCAAGTCTTCTGTGATCGGACATTTTGTTGGACACTTACAACGTCATAATAAATATCAGCTTCAgcttaataaacaaataatttcatgCAACATAGAGTTCAAATTCACGTTTATTTTGATGCAAGTCAATGTCAATATGATGTACACAAGCAATGAAGAGTGATAAATCTATCGATTTTTATTAACACCTGCTAAAATTCTTTACACAAATGGGCTATTTTTCATGCTGCCTTTTTCTACGGTGGTGATACATGGAAACGTGATCAGCATATCGATTTAGTTTATCCCAGAAATCACAAGCTTCTTTATATGGTTGCTGCATgacaaaatctttgtttgcAGTAAGTTGTAAGGCTTGGTACATTCCTTGTTGATGGGTTTGGTTAAAGCTCGGCCATTGCGTGTTTTTCACTTTGGACATGGTCTTAATGAAAGattcattttcaattataaataAAGTCTTGTCTGTGCACCTACTTAGATTTTggtgattttttttgttaaccaaCAGAAAAACAGGTTGTGATGACTATACCTGTGCTCCGTTCGGATCTccatattttgcaaagttgGTCCAATAAGTTATCATACGTTTGGCCAGTCCACGTTCATTCTCGGtgaaattgaattttgttagGCTTTCAACATTGAAGATATAACCCAAATCAGATCCGTGACATACGTGGTGGTAACATGCTGGTTGGCCCCATACTTCCtattgtaaaacaaacaacttcaCCTGCCGAAAGACTGCCCTCAATGACACAAAATTCACCGAATAGGGTACACAATGGAACTTACATAAAACGACCACGTCTGGTTGAATATGTACCACCAGATGTCATTGTTCTTCAAAGAATTAACCGATTTCCTTTGTggacaaagaaaaatatactCCGTTGCCATTTCACTCGCCATGTCCCGGTAGTCACATTTAAAGAGGTGTCCTTTGCACTAGCAGAAAACTTACGTTACTTCTTGAGTTTCTGCGCTGTATGGTCAATATGTAAAGTACATCGGTTTAATAACTCGTAGCGGAGCATTTGactttttctttgaaaaccTTTTTGTGCTTAAGGAATATTATCTGACCCTTATATTGCTAGCGCTTGCAGAAACATTACCCTAAATTATTCGTATACCAGTATTGTTTATAAGCCTACATTCAGAGGACGACAAACTAGGCTATTAACCACAATAAACGCCATCACACATTTTTTACCACCTTGCATTCAGCAACAAAACCTAAATAATCTCTTAAAGTCTAGCCTAGTTTTTAGATTCTAAAACGTATTTTCTGACATGGAAACacttttaattgaaaaaaatgtttgaaaaaaggttttccaaaattaaattaaaaaattaattgaaagtaaatttaaaacaattgcacaaaaacatttcaatttcaaatatttgaaacaatttaaatttgtaaaataaaaataaattacaaaaatttgcaaaacgttttttgaaaagaagaagtttttttaaatataaaactaaaaaaataaaaaatatataatgtaatgtaaaacgtttttcaaaaattttcaaaataaatttcataccatacaaatttttgttttattaccaGGCTGGTATTGAACAGATGCCAATTGTGCTCTGGCCAAGACGCACGTAATCAGTCCCGTTACTTTCGTGACTCAAATCGTAGCTATATTCAAAGTAATACGTTTACCTCTCCTGGATATCTTTCAACAACAGTGAGGTaatcttgtttaaaaattattgcCAACAACAAATCATAAACCAGCTTTCCAACAGGATGCGAAAATGCACCGTCAATAAACAGCACCCCTTCATCCACTGTACTTCCTAGCAACAAAGGcttgttttgtgtttgtcccttaaaagaaaagaaaagttttgctATCTTCATGGCATTCAGAAaccagtaaaatattttaagtcaaATCTGAATGAGTCAACAGCTGTTtaataaatcattaaaattataacttataattactgtagtaaaaaaattgatactttgtttgttagtttttCTGGATGATAGTTTGAATACTGATGATATTTTTCTAGATTGGTGCGTTTACCgttaaaaatagtttaactGGTTGATCAGGCACTATGTCCCCGTCGATTACTGGACTCCATGGCTGAAACAGTGTACTGATT
Proteins encoded in this window:
- the LOC143447258 gene encoding 26S proteasome regulatory subunit 4; this translates as MGQNHSGGHNAPGDGKRGDKGKEKKKYERPLPTRVGKRRKKTKGPDAANKLPSVTPHTRCRLRLLKQERIKDYLLMEEEFIRNQERLKPQEEKQEEERTKVDDLRGSPMSVGTLEEVIDENHAIVSTSVGSEHYVSILSFVDKDLLEPGCTVLMNHKVHAVVGFLGDDVDPLVTVMKLEKAPQESYADIGGLDTQITEIKESVELPLTHPEYYEEMGIKPPKGVILYGPPGTGKTLLAKAVANQTSATFLRVVGSELIQKYLGDGPKLVRELFRVAEEHAPSIVFIDEIDAIGTKRYESNSGGEREIQRTMLELLNQLDGFDSRGDVKVIMATNRIDSLDPALIRAGRIDRKIEFPMPDEKTKRRIFNIHTTRMTLANDVTVDEYVQAKDDLSGADIKAICTEAGLLALRERRMKVTSEDFRKSKENVLYRKNEGAPQGLYL